From one Saprospiraceae bacterium genomic stretch:
- a CDS encoding RagB/SusD family nutrient uptake outer membrane protein yields MKNFKLILGSITIVLLGIFACSEDFLNTRPLDKISSDATWADGPLAEAFIFNVYSFLGYGGFEEQGLATLTDEAMFTHAGRNINTFTEGNESPSNVAWQSSTYEWGRMYLAIRQANTAIQQLPIATFTNTTLRDRLLGEAYFLRAYYYHQLVRFYGGVPLIDKPYGLTDDYNIARNTYEECNTFIIADLDKAIALLDGKTVTDGRASKVAAMALKARQLLYAASDLHDATAVKAASSVIGGFANLNLFASSGDRAAKWTAAKNAAKAVLDAAAGYKLNLSAPASPEEGTANYLSIAMGGKSAIGDAAASSELLFQRTHTALYTEEDNWPLGGIHNGINNGPNGYHNWAGNTPIQLLVDDYEMMDGTKFDWSKPAQKAAPYAGRDPRFYATVMYDGAGWKPRPSDVTGMDPANQIQSGYYDDGKGGKINGLDTRESPVENWNGSRTHYYVRKFIDPNPALPDNQSSAQVIPWPFIRVTEMALSYAEACNETNNDAEARAWINKIRFRAGMPAVTASGDALRQIIRNERRIELVYEEHRYHDARRWLIAPGTVGRGIKAINIEAKLKAGASPNVPYKFDRTKYDYTYTVVDNTENETRKWNDKMYFRVINRDEISRNNLLVQNPGY; encoded by the coding sequence ATGAAAAATTTTAAATTAATTCTTGGTTCGATAACTATTGTCCTCCTGGGTATATTTGCCTGTAGTGAAGACTTTTTGAATACAAGACCTCTCGACAAAATCTCCAGTGATGCTACTTGGGCCGATGGTCCGCTTGCAGAAGCATTTATCTTCAATGTCTACTCTTTCTTAGGATATGGTGGATTTGAAGAGCAGGGTCTGGCGACACTGACAGACGAAGCTATGTTCACTCATGCCGGCAGAAATATCAACACCTTTACAGAAGGTAATGAAAGCCCTAGCAATGTGGCCTGGCAAAGCTCAACCTATGAATGGGGTCGCATGTACCTGGCTATCAGACAAGCTAATACAGCAATACAACAATTGCCAATAGCCACATTTACCAATACCACTTTACGTGATCGATTGCTGGGAGAAGCATATTTTTTAAGAGCTTATTACTATCATCAGTTGGTGAGGTTTTATGGGGGTGTACCTCTCATTGACAAACCTTATGGACTTACAGACGATTACAATATCGCCCGCAATACCTATGAAGAGTGTAATACCTTTATCATAGCTGATTTGGATAAAGCTATTGCCCTTCTCGACGGCAAAACAGTAACAGATGGTAGGGCCTCTAAGGTGGCAGCCATGGCTTTGAAGGCAAGACAACTCCTGTATGCTGCAAGTGATTTGCATGACGCCACTGCAGTCAAAGCTGCTTCTTCAGTCATCGGAGGTTTTGCCAATTTAAATTTATTCGCCTCTTCAGGAGATCGTGCTGCCAAATGGACTGCAGCCAAGAACGCTGCCAAAGCGGTGCTAGATGCTGCTGCCGGTTATAAATTAAATTTGTCTGCTCCTGCTAGTCCGGAGGAAGGTACTGCCAATTATCTGTCGATCGCCATGGGTGGAAAAAGCGCTATTGGTGATGCCGCTGCTAGTTCAGAACTGTTGTTTCAACGCACACATACTGCACTGTATACTGAAGAGGACAACTGGCCTTTGGGCGGTATCCATAATGGTATCAATAATGGTCCTAATGGTTATCACAATTGGGCCGGTAATACCCCTATCCAATTATTGGTAGATGATTACGAAATGATGGATGGGACTAAATTTGATTGGAGCAAACCAGCTCAGAAGGCAGCTCCCTACGCTGGTCGTGACCCCAGATTTTATGCTACAGTAATGTATGACGGAGCCGGCTGGAAGCCCAGACCTTCTGATGTAACTGGTATGGATCCAGCCAATCAGATTCAATCAGGCTATTATGATGATGGTAAAGGGGGCAAAATCAATGGTTTAGATACCAGGGAAAGTCCGGTAGAAAACTGGAATGGCAGTCGTACCCATTATTATGTGAGGAAATTCATAGATCCTAACCCAGCTTTGCCTGACAATCAATCAAGTGCTCAGGTGATTCCATGGCCTTTTATCCGTGTCACAGAGATGGCACTAAGTTATGCAGAGGCTTGCAATGAGACCAATAATGATGCTGAAGCCAGAGCATGGATCAATAAAATTCGATTTAGAGCTGGTATGCCTGCAGTCACCGCCTCCGGCGATGCCTTGAGACAGATTATACGCAATGAACGACGCATTGAGCTCGTGTATGAAGAGCACCGATATCATGATGCCAGAAGATGGTTGATAGCGCCTGGTACCGTGGGTAGAGGGATCAAAGCGATCAACATTGAAGCAAAATTAAAAGCAGGAGCCTCTCCAAACGTACCTTATAAATTTGACCGGACTAAATACGACTATACTTATACTGTGGTCGACAATACCGAAAATGAGACTCGAAAGTGGAACGACAAAATGTATTTCCGTGTAATTAATCGTGATGAAATCAGTCGAAACAATCTGCTTGTTCAAAATCCAGGTTATTAG